A region of the Dreissena polymorpha isolate Duluth1 chromosome 6, UMN_Dpol_1.0, whole genome shotgun sequence genome:
acgaagtgccattgttttttagatgatcggtaaacgaagtgcagatgaaaaatgtgcatgcgactcttaaaacatttgaattttctcaaatacattagtaaactaaaatgtaacatgttgtaacattactggatatattgatcttttatttcgaatagtaagcacgttcttgatttatttccaagtatgtttattttgtttaaatatgttctgatcattcaattcatgctgattatcgatgaaattttatcgtttttttttaaaaataattcaccgtttttccgcgaatttctttcttcgcaatacgaagtgctataccattaatcacccaaacaatgttctgtgtctaaaaaccaaataaacagaacataaatgcaaaaaagctgaagaactcacctctcgcgcgtggcgtttgttgttctctgtaagtgaagtgccatccgtaaacgaagtattcgcatacccggcgtgcttgaggaattttcaaattttacagaGTCGGATGCcacattttcatggacacttctctAGCCGATCATCTCAATTACAATGGCACTTCTGTTCCCGATTGCCCGACACTTTTTAACAGATTTTTAGTAAACCGCAAATGCAAAATTCGCGGTTGAATACTGTTACAGAACGAATGTAATAATTAACAATTTCTGGACTGACGTCCAAAACGAATCACCGAAAATTTGCTTCATTTTTCTTTTCCCTTTATAACATGAGCATGGTTTTTTTTCATGACATATTCAATAAGATACGACATCTCGGAGGTTAAAACCTGACGATTATATCGTGAAGTTTCAATGTATTCTTCGTACATCGATTGTTACAAGCTGACGCTTATCATTATACACTCCTGTCGATGTCTGcttctttgcaaagacctatcaatatatatgtatattgataggtcgtTGTTCTTTGGTACTACACCGGTACTCTCGCAACATATCAGCGTGCCAGATTTGTTACAAGTCTCCATATTATCTGACGTGTCCGTTATCAAAGTGTCTACAACATCATGCACGCCACCTTTTAAAACATGCTCTGTCTTTGTTCATATTTCATTGAGCATTGTCAAAATTTCAGTGTTTTAAGCACAGAAATTaatctacatgctggaatagcaaacactttGGTAAGAAtagtaacaatataaataaacgtttttcaAGTAGACGATAAAACTCGGATATCAGAGTGCCCACTTTGTTGAAAATCACCGTTATCCAACGTGCCCGTAATTAGGAGTCGAAGTGTCTACAAAAGATGCATAATTATCTCGTATTAAAGTATGCATATCTCGTTCAAATTTCATTGAGTAcgatcaaaatttcagtatttgcaGCACAATAATTACTCTACCTGCTGTATTAGCAAACACCgtattgcaatatttataagtttgtttattttgtagaaATTGGTACTGGTCATCCAGtgtatgctgttttccgatggaATTTTCTCATATTTTGGCAAAAATCTATCATTCTTCATTGAAATTGTTCCTTCATAATACAAAAGGATATACCATTTATTGTCACTCCGCCATATAACGCGTCTCAAATACTGATATAAAGGATATAccggtaaataaaaaaaatatatatttattgatatatttcgcgcgttgcttttgttgttctctgttgtcgaagtgccatccgttatccAAGTATCCGCATTACTAGCATGACACAACGTACAGTTTAGTTTCTGGGATCCCAAGAACATGTGAGAGAGTTGTCGTTCCTTCCATAAGAGCACTGACATTCAGACTTGCGTTATATACATATACGTTCGGTTCACAAAATAGGCGTGAGTATCGATAATTTAAGTTGTAaattttatatgttaattgcTGTTTATGATAAATTGGgttttaaacatgttattaatGTTGAGTTGAAATCGTTTAGTTTGATTGTAATTGTAAGACTTATTAGTTTGAGATTGGACTTGCAATtatcacatattttcgcgattgTGAATAAACACAATATGTATCGGAGTTTACATTAACATGTTCGTAAGAAGATTTATCTACACGTATGGCAGCGATCATTGAAGTAAACATGATTATTGCTGATGTCGTGGTTGTATGTCATATGCATTCTACGAGAACAGCAAAGAAGCAACTTTAATACGCGTCAAGCTAAACCTACAGCCGGCGATTTAATAATCAAAGCTCTGAGCGCACTTCAAACAGTACACGTTTCTGCTATTTCCTCTTCTGTTTTATTCTACAATATCACCTCTGAAATATCCTTgcaatttcaaaagtaataacGGTCTCACTTCGATTTACAAGTAATCAAATATCATCCGTGTTATTTAATTGTCTTTTTCTGTGTCCCTTTGTCTGGTTTAgtacacaggtggaagtaacgtaccctggatagtattgtttttttttgtttattttttaggagcccaatatattcaaataaatatataaaatcatgtttaatgagaaaaaaattgacaaagagccatgaaaaaaaatccccaccctctgatattggaatcataacaaggtcattaactagaatttatcatagacctgtcttcgcaggccgcaaaaatgtcaaaagtagctttaatcaaaagcatccattgatcctcctatgggctattggacaacctttcaaaaaaagttcacttttaaaaaatctgtccagccgttaactcacagtcggtcgaaaaccaagcaatatttcgagtccgtttgtcaacccgaataaatcttctacggactttcaaacaatatttttgagtttttgccccttaatcgatagctcgcgtcctattcctttaaaacaacaaggcgtgtcaaataatgcatgcatatgcaaccacttacccttcaaaacttattccaatacaatcagaatgataagtatttttcatttatttacatttattaaaacatcgttgttgttgttgattggatatttatgtgcctggctctgtcagtgtaattcactgctaagccgggttcaagagcgatggctactttcgttttcaagtaaatcaaatttagacttaaaacagttgttgcaaagaaaatataaacttttggaattagtttttatgggtaagtggttgcatatgcatgcattatttgacacgcttcgttgtttcaaaggaataggacgcgatctatcgattaaggggcaaaaactcaaaaatattgtttgaaagtttgtagaagatttattcgggttgacaaacggactccaaatattgctcggttttcaaccgactgtgagttaacggctggacagatttttttaaagtgaactttttttgaaaggttgtccaattgcccataggaggatcaagggattctttggattaaagctatttttgacattattGCGGCCTGCGAAGACAGGTCTacaataaagtctagttaatgaccttgttatgattccaatatcagagggttgggattttttttcatggctctttgtcagtttttttctcattaaacatgattttatatatttatttgaatatattgggctcctacaaatatatatatgaaaaatactatcctgggtacgctACTTCCACCTGTGGTTTAGTACGGATTATACTTGTAACTCGAAATGTAGTGAATAGATTCAAATGATTGTTAATAATTGATTGATGCTTATGCTGCATATTAAGGGAGAGTCAACATGTACCAAGTCACGAGAATAATCCTGTGAGAACTTAACATGGCCAATATAGTTGTACTCAATAAAATAACAAGTGAACTACTAATGTGCTTTAACAGCGCTTCATAAGGAATAAATATAGAATCTGACGATAACTgttatttcataccatattttattaaacgaggtCAGGATTTTTTTCTGTAATAGAATCTTTGGGTAGAGTATTATTGAATTTCAAACGAGTTTAAAGACTCGTTGTATGAAATTaaaacgagtgtcagatctttttatcccATACTGTGAAATTAGCAAGgttacaaaatatttacattaatacagaaaattgtttaaattgtgttACGTCTGTGACGTTAAAACGTCAGTTCAGAAAAAAAGATGGTCGGTCAAAAATAATTAGCCAATGAATACGCTCAAAAAGGTATCTAAAATGGTTTTGTTACATGGAAAGCACTGTATATTATGTGCTAACTCATTTGATTGTCACACCATTGCTAGATCACGCGCTTTAGCGAGTACCTTTTGCTTAACAATTTTTTGGAATTTCCGGAACTACTTTCAAAACATGAGGCCCCGCCCATAGTTTGTTGCAGAATTACCCACATTTATTCTCATTCTGTTTCTTTCAAATACGAATCGCTGGTACATTGTGCGGTAACTTTATTAACATGTAGGATGTTTCCAGAAACAGAATGATTACCGGTGTATATGTTCTTAAGATTTCAGTGATAACAATGAAGATATATTTCTGCGGAAGCATAAGAGGAGGCCGACAGGATGCTGAAATATACGAACGTCTAATTGATAAGCTTCAAACTTACGGAGAAGTCCTTACAGAACACGTAGGCTCGAAAGATGTTGAAAAAAGTAAAATACTGCAAACATCATGTTTGCGATCTTTTATAGTTACAatatataaactagaaatggcgcggcagaggccgacgcgtatccccacgccgaatgtttgacctaggtgtgccccagggttggtaatggggccatgcatagctgagattgaccgtattgtcataagagaagttcatcatcaattagaagtgaattggtgtagaaatgaataagttatagtaaaaggcaattttggttgggtgtgacatatgtgggcagggcgccccagggttggtaattgtgccatgcatagttgagattgaccgtattgtcataagagaagttcagtatcaatttgaagtgaatcggtgtagaaatgaagaaattatagtaaaaggcaattttgggcgggtgtggtctatgtgggcggggccccagggttggtaatggggccatgcatagttgagattgaccgtattgtcataagagaggttcagtatcaatttgaagtgaatcggtgtagaaatgaagaaattatagtaaaaggcaattttgggtgggtgtggtctatgtgggcggggcgccccagggttggtaatggggccatgcatagttgagattgactgtattgtcataagagaagttcaatatcaatttgaagtgaatcggtgtagaaatgaagaaattatagtaaaggcaattttgggtgggtgtggtctatgtgggcggggccccagggttggttatggggccatgcatagttgagattgaccctaatgtgataagagaagttcagtatcaatttgaagtgaatccgtgtagaaatgaaaaaattatagtaaatggaattttttcgtgggtgtggcctatgtgggcgggcgccccagggttgggattggggccatgcatagttgagattgaccctaatgtcataacaaaagttcagtatcaatttgaagtgaatccgtgtagaaatgaaaaaattatagtaaatggaaatttttggtgggtgtggcctatgtgggcggggcgccccagggttgggaatggggccatgcatggttgagattgaccgtattgtcataagagaggtccagtatcaatttgaagtgaatcggtgtagaaataaagaagtaaatgtaaaataacctaaaaaaatgagtgataatttctgacgcagccccaccccaaccgctataacttttgacccaggggtcagatcaaaattccaaatagtgcagggtcgcacatatgctcatagctaccatgtgtgtaagtttcaaggttctagtgcttttagtgtaggaggagatagtggccaggacggacggacagacagacggacggacggcggagataaccacaatatccccacctttttttcaaaaagcgtggggatgatCACACCTTTATATGTTTTGCATTGAGATATCTTCTTCAAGTATCACTGTATGCATATATGATTAGTATGATAAGTCATGTtcagttaataaataaaatgaagtttATTGACATAACTTTACTGACCAGTCATACGGAGGTTTATTGAAATTATTACTGGTATTATACAGGCACCGGAACAAATATTCTGAGTTAAGAAAGTTTAATTCTTCAGAGCCTCGCGCGTTACGAATGTGAACGATACTCTGAAGTCAAAAATGttactttgtttatttgtatttagaaTTATTAATTTcagttacatgtattatatatatttgttttcagatGAGATAGATGTGAGTGACGAGTACATACACGATCGAGATGTTCGGTGGCTGGAAGAGAGTGATGGTAAGGGCTCACGTGTTACTGTTCATCTTTTTAAATTAACTGCTGAATGTGCGTCATTTTAGTTTGTATTATATATGACAATTACACAGGGCCTGTCTCCATAACCCATTCGTTGACTGAAAACGAAGCAttacatttgataaataatttctttatctTGTGCCTATAACTTCCTTTTTCAAAGAATGTATGTAATTTGCACGTCATGCACATTTAAGATGACGGACGTACTCAGACGATAGTTCACTGGACTGACGAAAAATCGGATGATCGCGTGTTCGATTTAAGTATTTTGACGAGTAACCAGCTTACAAGATTTTCTTACCTCTGTTATATGACTCAAATACTGCTGATATACTATTTAAAAGGATGAAACATTCAAAGAAACAACTTACCTTTTTTATTTAGTGATAGGTGTTGATGATTAAATAACCAATACATACTTAATTACGAACCCGCCAGTGgtttttttagccggatttttttcgaaaaaatctcggcttatagattgatgttgtcgggcgggcgggggggcgggcgggcgggcgggcggggtggcggcgtgctcgaaaatgttaaagttcttatttcatggtataactttggtatgcttggacctagagtcttcaaacttgacatgaaggttggccaggattaacagatgaccactggtcatttcaaggtcattcatttgaaggtcaaggtcactgtgaccttcaatataaaaaatgttaaagttcttataactttggtatgcttggacctagagtcttgaaacttgacatgaaggttggccataactagttagtaaccactggtcatttcaaggtcattcatttgaaggtcaaggtcactgtgaccttgaatgtaaaaatgttaaagttcttatttcatggtataactttggtatgcttggacctagagtcttcaaacttgacatgaaggttggccaggattaacagatgaccactggtcatttcaaggtcattcatttgaaggtgaaggtcactgtgaccttcaatataaaaatgttaaagttgttataactttggtatgcttggacctagagtcttgaaacttgacatgaaggttggccagaactagtaagtaaccactggacatttcaaggtcattcatttgaaggtcaaggtcactgtgaccttgaatgtaaaaatgttaaagttgttataactttggtatgcttggacctagagtcttgaaacttgacatgaaggttggccagaactagtaagtaaccactggacatttcaaggtcattcatttgaaggtcaaggtcactgtgaccttgaatgtaaaaatgttaaagttcttatttcatgttataactttggtatgcttgtacctagagtcttcaaacttgaaataaagattggccagtactagaagatgaccactggtcatttcaatgtcattcatttgaaggtcaaggtcactgtgaccttcaatgttaaaatgttaaaattgttataactttggtatgcttggacctagaatctcaaacttgacgtaaaggtttgcaagcacacttagatgaccactggtcatttcaaggtcattcatttcaatgtcattcatttgaaggtcaaggtcactgtgaacttaaatgttaaaatgttaaaattgttgtaactttggtatgcttggacctagaatctcaaactttgctcatgccttgaaaagtacttacatttcattttgacctttgaacaatatttcagtaatttaagtattgcattgacaaaaacacgaaaggtactttcctgtcatttaaataaaaaatccggcttcaatgcggtcatctccgaccgcggaactcttgttttagtATTCAGGCGCGAAAAGCATAGAAAAATAACGTTTAAATCAAAGGCTAGGCAACATAATTAAAGGTAAATTACAAAAACATGTTCAGCGGGGGATAAAGGTTGCTGTTCAACAAAAATATGCTGAGCGAAGCTATAGAAACCTCAATCCCAGGTCTTTGCGGCACAAGGTATTCTTATTAAtgatttcaacattttttctttctttattttaaaagcaGCAAATAAAAAAGATGGAAATACGATAAACATCAAATGATGTCTGAACATAAtccaatgacgtcattatactcTGCGTAGTTGACATATTAAACAAGGTGGACACACCGTTTAGTGTATACATATGGCGTTACTTTAATCGACAAAGCAGTCGTCAAAATGGGTTATAAGCCAACCTTGTATAATTTCAGTGGTGGTAGCCGAGGTAACCCAGACCTCTATTGGAGTCGGGTACGAGATCGGACGAGCCGTTGCCATGGGCAAGAAAATACTGTGTCTCTACAGACCTTCGCCTGATAAACGTgagtttattgataaaaaaatgttcgTATTGTTCATTGATTTACTTCATGTATTCTATCATTATAACATATGAAATACCATGTTTACCTTAACAGACAGTGGTTCATTAGCCAGTTATCAACTGTTTATATTCacatattaaaatgatttatatcCTGACTGACTTAACAGAGTTATTACCGTTGTTTTTGTCTATTTGTTAGCTGCTTGTGTTTTACCCTGGACTAAATACATTGATATAGTATCAGTCAAAAAATGACTTGATACTTAAATATACTTGTGAGTAGGAAATAAATCACACTTTTAAGTAAAACATGAAGTTAAAAGTATGGTTTGTAATAACTAGTGTTGTTATGTTAGTTGAAATAATATAGCACGCACCTAAGCATTTTTCTCCAATGAAATAATAAACAGTTTAACATCCAATTATCCAAATATAAACGTCAACAAAGCAGCAACAGGCTTACAATATCATCGTTGTAAAACAAACTGTCGCAACCGTTCCATTATTTTTTTCCAGGTCTTTCTGCCATGATATCTGGGGCTCACAATGGCACCACATTTGTCGTAAAAAATTACACCGAAGAAGAGGCGGAGCAAATATTTAAAGACTTTCTCACATAAACGTTCAGAAGTCAAATAGTGTGAACGAACCCGAGATTTGTCGGTCGACGTCAACAGATTTTTTTCTCGCGACAAAGCTGTGTTTACACGGGAGTAACATTTTCTAATAACATACATTGGTTATGCACAACtatacataatttataacaaggTATGTATCGGTCAATGAGTGTCGGACACAATTTGCATTATACAAGTATTAAACTGATAACAATTGTAAGTCTGTTAACAGCTTATATTTCTCATTATACGCATGTTTTACCCAATAAATAAAGAAACTGAAACGGCGTTTATTATCAAATTGTCATTGAGACATACTGAGTAAGCAAAGAAACTATCGACATTTAGTAGTAAACAGTAAACGTactgtatgcatatatatttcgCGCAGAACTTTCAAGGACTGGTATCTCTGCATTTGTGTCATATTGCAAATTGTCACAATCATATATTTTCCTACTTTGTTAGTCACTCACTTTAGGCTAGTAAATAGATGTCAATCATGTCATACGTGTGTTTCTCCTACTGTAAcataaaataattgcatttacCAAAATTAAACTAAGCGTAAATTAACTAACATCAAAAGGAGAAAAATCTAATCATCACAACGATCTTGTTTAAATggcaattttgttttgtttttgtaggaCTTTTCGCCGTTTTAAACAGTATGTCAGTCCTATGAAGATGGTCAAGCCTCACGTTCCTGGGTTAGATGGTTTACCGGTACTAATTGCAAATACACTCATGCCagaaactgacaactgccctgctGGAAATAAAGGGTGTCCGGGCAGTATCATCTGTCATGACCTGCTACAATCCTTGATAAAAAATTACTGAATTAATACAATGAAATGCcggtagttttttttttaattaaataatactttatttacctcgtccataggtatgtgcaggtcgaggtcatcctgctccataccgtacatacatttttgtgttagtatgagtaaacagtaatcaattgttagaatataacatccttatacatacatatacactatACCATTTGCACAtgtttaaacatcttaaaaaagcaaataaagtatattataaaaaaatgaagagCAGATGCAATGTTAGGTTAAGCATATGCACAAACTATTTTAATTGTGGAAGTATAGAAACATCGGACAAGTGACAATTtattaagtattttcaaatggttGATTGTGGAgtttttaaaagataaataatattcatattatgaTATTGGTTCAGCAAACAAACTAACAATTGCCCAAGACTGTAGTTCTGTTTCATGACACTTAACATTTTAGATTTTGAAAGACAAAGTCAGGCTCTTTGTAAGCCCTTGTATGGATGGAATTATTCCCTTTCTCTGACAATGGTATATATATTTCTTCAATTCTAGCATAAGAATATTTATATCAGTCATATTACTTTTTGTACTTCCCAATATCATTGTTTTACATCTTATTTCTGAGTGTTTTTGCACATTATGTGCACTTAAAAATTCAACAACATAATTCACAATTCTTTGTGTAAAACAGCAATCCCAAAACAGATGTTTTATAGTTTCCtcattttctttacaaaaagtACACATGTTATCttgcaaaatgttcattttatacaATAGAGATTTAGTTCTTAGGATTCTTTGTATTATTCTTGTTTGAAACCATTGAGTGTAAgtatttttggaaatattaaatACGAGACTTTGTACTTTTTTCCATTCGATATTGTTGAAAAATTCATTCCACTTATTTTGGCAAGTCGGTATATcagaattgataataaaagttttataaacattttggtTTAAGTTTTGCGTAAAAACTATGTTACTcaagtaagtcgatataaatgcACATTCTGTAT
Encoded here:
- the LOC127833582 gene encoding 2'-deoxynucleoside 5'-phosphate N-hydrolase 1-like encodes the protein MKIYFCGSIRGGRQDAEIYERLIDKLQTYGEVLTEHVGSKDVEKNEIDVSDEYIHDRDVRWLEESDVVVAEVTQTSIGVGYEIGRAVAMGKKILCLYRPSPDKRLSAMISGAHNGTTFVVKNYTEEEAEQIFKDFLT